The nucleotide sequence TCAACCATTCGAGTGCGAGCACGTGGTCACGTGCCCCGATTGCAGCAAAACCGCTACGACGACGTCTACTTCTATTTACGAAGGATCCACCAGACGGAGCCCGCCACCAGGATCAGGCTGCCGCCGAGTGCAGAGACGAGTTCCATGCTTTGCTTTCCTTGATGGAGTTGGCAAGCTGGATCGACTTCGGTTCCGATTCGCAGTGCAGGGCCGCGACCGGGTGCGAAGCGCTGCACTGCGCGACGATATCGCGCGCACATCCTTCACATTGGCCACACTGGGTGGCCACGCCGAGTTCGAATTGCACTTCGTCGAAGGTCATCCCCGCGCGCACATGGCGTGCGATTTCGCGGTCGGAGACTCGGCGGCAAATGCAAACGATCATGGCTGTGAAAGCGGCAGTTTGGCTGGCTATTGGATGTAGTGATTATAAATAAGAATCCCTCGCATTTGCAATAACTATCGTATTCGCCAGCGGCCGGCGTGACAGCTATTTGCTATGAGGGGGCCACCGCCTATATCTCCGACCAGAGCCGAAGCAGGTTGTGGTAGTGGCCGGTGAGGGCCACGGTTTCCTCGGATTCGCCCAGCCGGGCGCGCAGTTTCTGGATGTTCTGGTCCAGTTCGAACAGCATCGAGCGCTGCTGGTCGTTGCGCACCATGCTCTGGGCCCAGAAGAAGGCGCACACGCGCGCGCCCCGGGTCACCGGGTGCACGCGGTGCAGGCTGCTCGACGGATACAGGATCAGGTCGCCGGCCGGCAGCTTGACCTCGTGCGAGCCGTAGGTGTCGACCACCTCGAGCTCGCCGCCGTCGTAGTCGTCGGGGTCGCAGAGAAACAGCGTGCACGACAGGTCGGTGCGCAGCGGCTGCTCGCTGCCGGGCACGGCGCGCACCGCGCCATCGACGTGCAGGCCGTAGTGCTCGCCACCCTCGTAGCGGTTGAACAGCGGCGGCACGAAGCGCGCGGGCAGGGCGGCCGAGAAGAACAGCGGGTTGCGCGCCAGCGCGGCCAGCACGGTCTTGGCGAGCTCGCGCCCGACCGGCGAATGCTCGGACAGCTGCCGGTTGCGCTTGACCTGCGCGCCCTGGTCGCCGACGGTCTCGCGCCCGTCGACCCACTGGGTGGCATCGAGCGTGGCGCGCATCCTGCGCACCTGGTCCGGGCTCAGCACTTCGGGCACATGCAGCATCATCTTCGGGAACTCCGGAAGGAAAAAAGCCCCGGCGCGGGCCGGGGCTCGAGTGTCGCACCGCGGCGCACCGGCCCTGGCCGGCGGCTCGCCGTGGCGAACGATCAGAACGCGAAGTTCGCCGTGACCTTGAACGAGCGCGGCGTGCCCGGCGTGTAGCGGTAGCCCGACTTGTTGATGGCCGCCACGTAGTCCTTGTCGAACAGGTTGTAGACGTTGAGTTGCAGGTCGACGTTCTTGTTGATCCGGTAGGACGCCATGGCGTCGACCACCCAGTACGACTCGACGTAGGCCGGCGTACCGACCGCGCCGTCCGTGCCGCGGTACAGCTTGCCGTTGTAGCGCGCGCCGCCACCGATCGTCAGGCCGAACGGAAGCTGGTAGGTGGTCCACAGCGTGAAGGCGCGCTTCGGCGTGTAGGCCAGCGAGGTCGAGCCGTCGGCCAGCACCGAGGGGCCGCTGAGCACGCGGGTGTTCATCGTCGTGAAGCCGGTGGTCACGCCCCAGTTGTCGGTGATCGCGCCCGACACGCCGAGCTCGATGCCTTGCACGCGCTTCTTGCCGGTCTGGTAGTACTGCTGCGAGATCGAGTCCTGCACCACTTCGTTGCTGACGTCGGTGCGGTAGAGCGCGGCCGTCAGCGCGAGGCGCTTGTTGAGCACGTCCCACTTGGTGCCGAGTTCGTAGGTCTTGGCCTTCTGCGGCAGGAAGTCGGTGCGCGCGGCGCTGTTGCCGCTGCCGCCTGCGGCGAGCTGGAAGTTGGCGCCGCCCGGGGGCTGGGCCGCAGTGCCGTAGGCCGCGTAGACGCTGCTGTTCTCGGTCGGCTTGTAGACCAGGCCGATCTTGCCGGACCACAGGCTGTCCGAGAGCTTGAGGCGCGTCGGCGTGATGGTCGCGGTCTGCGGGTTGTTGCCGGTGCGTGCCAGGGTCAGCGCGGTCGCGTCGTAGTCGGTCGAGTAGTGGTCGTAGCGCAAGCCGCCGGTGAGCTGCCACTGTTCGTTGAACTTGATCGTGTCGAAGGCGAACAGGCCGATCGTGTCGGTGCTGCCGTCGGAGCCGGTGCCGTTGGGGAGCCGGTTGTAGCCGAGCACGTTGCGATCGGGCGCATACAGGTTGGCGGCGGGCCACGAGCCGGCCGGCGCGAAAGTGGTGCCGACGGTCGAATAGCCGGCCGCGTAGTAGTTGTTCGCGCGCTGCGTTTCGCGGATGAACTCGAGGCCGCCGTTGAAGGTGTGGCTGATGCTGCCGGTGTTGAACTTCGCCGAGACGCTGGTCTGGTTGGTGAAGATCGTGTTGGCCTGGTCCTTGTTGGTCGGCAGGTTGCGCGTGATCGTCCAGGTCGCGGGATTCGTCGGCACCACCGTGTTGATGAAGCCGGAGTTCACCGCGGGCAGCTGGCCGACGCCGGCCGTCGACGCGGTGAGGCCGCCGCCCATGAACGCGGTCAGCATGTAGTCCTGCTGCGTCTTCGCGTAGCGGGTGGTGTTGCGGATCGTGATGTCGGGCGTGAGGTCGTGTTCGACGCGCGCGGTGAACATGTCGGTGGTGACATGGTCGAAGTCCGAGCTGGTGCCGTAGAAGTTGCTCGAGTCGACGCGCTGCGCGTAGTTCAGGTAGGTGCGGCGGGCGAGGCCGCTGCGGATGGCCGTCGCATCAGGCGTCGAGTAGCCCGGCAGCCCGATCGTCGGCACGCCGCCATCGGGCACGTTGTTCTGCTTGACGTGCACGTAATCGAGGTACACGCGCGTCGGGCTGTTCAGGCCGAAGGCCAGCGAGGGCGCGATCGACCAGCGCTTGTTCTTCACGAAATCGCGGCCGGCCACGCCGGCGTCCTCGGCCACGGCGTTCAGGCGGAAGGCCGCGCCGATGCCGTTCTCGCCGCTCAACGACTTGTTCCAGTCGATGCTGCCGCGCTTGAAGTCGGCGCTGCCGAAACCCAGCGAGCCCGTGAAGCTGTCGTCGAGCTTGGGCTTCTTGGTCACGAGGTTGATGTAGCCGGTGGGCGAGGTGCGGCCCACGTCGGTGCCCGAGGGGCCCTTCACGACTTCGACCTGGTCGATGTTGAAGGTGTCGCGCGAGATCGAGCCGAGGTCGCGGATGCCGTCGACGAAGATCGCGCTCGAGCTGTCGAAGCCGCGCATGAACACCGCGTCGCCCGTGTTGGTGTTGCCGTTCTCCCCGAGGAAGAAGGTGCCCACGCCGGGGGTGTTGCGCAGTGCTTCGGTCAGCGTGGTGGCGCCCTGGTCGCGCAGCACCTGCTCCTTGATCACCTGCACGGTCTGCGGCGTGTTCACCAGCGGCGCCGTGAACTTGGTGTTGGCCGAGTTGTCGGCCTTGAAGTCGGAGGCGACCGAGCCCTCGACGCGGATCTCGGGCAGCACGCGCGAAGGCTGCTGCTGCTGGGCGAAGGCGGGGGCGGAGAGGGCGATCAGCGTGGCGGCTGCGGCGCCCGAGACCTGGGGAACGGCGCGCGCGACAGCGTGCTTCCGGCTCTTGATATAGGAGTTGGCCATGAAGGTTCTCGAAAATGAAAAAACGGCCCTGAGAACTCGACTGGCGATGCCCTGCGCGTGTGCCGTAGAGGCACCGGGGGCTGGCTGGGTGAGTTGACCTGCGGAAGGGCGAAGGTAAAAACCGTATCAAATGATAATGTTTATCAATACGGGTCTTAGAACTTATGCCCGCAGGCGCTTTGTAAAGTAGATACTTTGTTGCACTGAAGCAACTCGCATGCTGGGGGAATTGTTGACGGCGCGCAGATGCTGGTGGGCGTCGCCCTCCAGTGCCACGCAGGCCGGTGGCTTCCGTGCCTCAGTACACGTCGCGCCTGTAGCGCCCCGAGCCGACCAGCTCGGCCCACAGCGCCTCGCCCGCGACCTGCCGCAGCGCTGCATCGACGCCCGCTGCCATCCCCTGCAGGCTGCCGCACACGTACACCGCCGCGCCGCGCGCAAGCCAGTCGCGCAGCGCATCGGCGCGCTGCAGCAGCCGGTGCTGCACGTAGAGCCGTTCGGCCTGGTCGCGCGAGAACACCATGTCGAGCTCCGCCAGCGCGCCCTCGCGCTGCCAGGCCTCGATCTCGTCGCGGCAGAGGAAGTCGTGCGCCGCATGGCGCTCGCCGAACACCAGCCAGTTCTCGTACCGGCCCGCCGCGACGCGCGCGCGCAGATGGGCGCGCAGGCCGGCCAGGCCCGTGCCGTTGCCGATCAGGATCAGCGGACGCGAGGCGTTGCCCTCGAGGCGAAAGCCGCGGTGCGGGCGCAGTCGCAGCGCCACCGTGTCGCCGATGGCCAAGGTCGAGGTCAGGTGGCCCGAGGCCATGCCCAAGGTGCCGTCGGGATGCTGTTCCTGCCGCACCAGCAGCTGCAGTTCGCCGTCGGTGGGCAGCGAGGCGATCGAGTAGTCGCGCGGCCGTGCCGGATCGCTCGCGACCGCCATCTGCACCAGATCGCCCGAGTCCCAGGCCGGCATCGCGCCGGCCTGCGGCACCAGGCCGAGCAGGAACACCGGCGCGCCCGCGCTGCCGGGGTTGAGCAGGTTGCGATGCGCGAGGCGCCATGGAACGAAGGCGCTGCTTTCTTGCTCGTCAGGCGCGACCTCGGCATCGCCCCACTGGGCATGCCACGCGGCCAGCGCCTCGGGATCGCCGTTGTCGACCTCGACGCGCGCGAAGGAGGGCGTCGCGCCCCGGACTTGCAGCCAGTCGTCGAGCTGGCGCCCGAAGCCGCAGAAGTTCGCGTACTGGCGGTCGCCCAGGGCCAGCACCGCATAGCGCAGCGCGGACAGGTCGGGCTGTTCGGCCATTGCCTTTTCGGCGAACAGGCTGGCGCCGTCGGGCGCGTCGCCTTCGCCGTAGGTGCTGGCCACGAAGACGGCCTGCCGCGCGTCGCGCAAGGTGGCGGCGTCGAGGGCGTTGAGTTCCATCACGCGCACCGGCGTACCGGCCGCGCGCAGGCGGCGCGCGGTCTGCCAGGCGATGGCTTCGGCCTGGCCGGTCTGGCTGGCGAACAGCACCAGCGTCGATGGCACCGTGCCGTCGCCCGCCAGCGCCTGCGCGGCGCGCGCGGTGGCCGCGACGGCGCGGCGCTCGCGCGTGTAGATCGCCAGGCACATCGCGCCGTAGGCGGCCACGGTGGAGCCCGCGGCCAGCGCGCGCAGCAGCGTGTCGTTCATGCGGCGGCGGTCCGTTCGGTCCAGGCCGGGGTCGCGCGCGGGCTCGGCGGTCCGTCGCCCTGTGCCGCATGCGCGACGAACAGCGCCGCGATGTCGCGCGCCTCGGCGAAGGCGAAGCCTTCCTCGGGACCGAGCACCGTCAGCACGGTGGCCAACGCATCGGCGTGCATGCACTGCGCATGCAGCACCGTGACGCTCGCGAGCCCGGCTGGCACGGGTTCGCCGCTGCGCGGATCGATGGTGTGCGACCAGCGGCGGCCTGCGTGCTCGCGCTGGTGCCAGCGGTCGCCGGAGGTGGCGATCGCGAGGCCGTCGAGCGCCACGTGCACCGGCGCGGGCAGTTCGCCGTCGACCTGCACGCGCCATGGCTGTCCGTCGGGGCGGCGGCCCACGCCGCGCAGTTCGCCGCCGATCTCGAACAGGAAGTTCTCGAGGCCCAGCGCCTGCAGGGCCTCGACGCCGTGATCGACCGCGAAGCCCTTGGCGATGCCCGACAGGTCGAGCGCGAAGCCGCCGGGCTGGGTCAGCGTGGCCGTTGCGTCATCGGCCATGGCGAAGGCGAGCTTTCGCCAGCCCGTGCGCTCGCGTGCCGCTTCAAGGGCGTCCGTGTCGATGGGGCCATCGTGCGCATCGGGGCCGAAACCCCAACTGGCGACCAGTGCGCCGACCGTCGGATCGATCGCGCCGCCGCTGTCCTCGGCCCATTGCAGCGCGCAGGCCATCACGCGCGCGAACTCGGCCGACAGCGTGTGCCGCGTGCCCGCCGGCGCCCGGTTGAAGCGCGAGATCTCGGCGTCGGCCTCCCAGTGGCTCATCTGCACGATCACGCGCGCGAGCGCCGATTCGACCGCCTCGCGCACGTCGGCCAGCGGCCGCATGCCGGGGTTGTCGAAGCGCAGCGACCAGGTCGTGCCCATGGTCCGGCCGGCCAGCTGATGCAGGCGGGCCGGATCGGCGCGGCGCGGCACCGCCGCGTTGGCGTAGCCGTCGTGCCAGGAACTGCGGGAGGCGAAAGAAATGCCCAAGGCGCTGCGCGAAACGTCGCTCGGGATCAGGGCATCACTTCGAGCGTGGCCGCATAGCTCAGGCGGCGCTCCTTGGCGTTCGGCACGGTGGTCTTGTTGTCGCGCGTGGACACGTCGAGCCAGTACATGCCGGCGCTCGGCCAGGTCACGCTGAACTGGCCCTTGTCGTCGGTCTTGACCTTGAACTCCTCGAGCTTGTCGCGGTACTGCGTGTTGCCCGCGGTCACCGTGACCTCGAGGTCCTTGGCGGGCTGGCCGTCCAGGTGCAGCGTGAAGCTGGCCTTCTCGCCCTTGGCGAGGTCGGTCGGGCTGCCGGTGGAGATCAGCTCCAGGCCCTGGCCGATCGGCTTGAGCGCCGAGGGCTTGCCGACGGTGACGAAGGTCTCGATGCGGCCCGAGGACTGGGTGATGGTCACGTCCTGCGCATCGGCCGGGATCTCCTTGGCGATGGTCTCGGGCGTGCCGCGCGCGCGCTTGTTCTGGCCGGTGGCCTTGTCCTTCCAGCTCG is from Variovorax paradoxus and encodes:
- a CDS encoding (2Fe-2S)-binding protein, whose product is MIVCICRRVSDREIARHVRAGMTFDEVQFELGVATQCGQCEGCARDIVAQCSASHPVAALHCESEPKSIQLANSIKESKAWNSSLHSAAA
- a CDS encoding Fe2+-dependent dioxygenase — encoded protein: MMLHVPEVLSPDQVRRMRATLDATQWVDGRETVGDQGAQVKRNRQLSEHSPVGRELAKTVLAALARNPLFFSAALPARFVPPLFNRYEGGEHYGLHVDGAVRAVPGSEQPLRTDLSCTLFLCDPDDYDGGELEVVDTYGSHEVKLPAGDLILYPSSSLHRVHPVTRGARVCAFFWAQSMVRNDQQRSMLFELDQNIQKLRARLGESEETVALTGHYHNLLRLWSEI
- a CDS encoding catecholate siderophore receptor Fiu: MANSYIKSRKHAVARAVPQVSGAAAATLIALSAPAFAQQQQPSRVLPEIRVEGSVASDFKADNSANTKFTAPLVNTPQTVQVIKEQVLRDQGATTLTEALRNTPGVGTFFLGENGNTNTGDAVFMRGFDSSSAIFVDGIRDLGSISRDTFNIDQVEVVKGPSGTDVGRTSPTGYINLVTKKPKLDDSFTGSLGFGSADFKRGSIDWNKSLSGENGIGAAFRLNAVAEDAGVAGRDFVKNKRWSIAPSLAFGLNSPTRVYLDYVHVKQNNVPDGGVPTIGLPGYSTPDATAIRSGLARRTYLNYAQRVDSSNFYGTSSDFDHVTTDMFTARVEHDLTPDITIRNTTRYAKTQQDYMLTAFMGGGLTASTAGVGQLPAVNSGFINTVVPTNPATWTITRNLPTNKDQANTIFTNQTSVSAKFNTGSISHTFNGGLEFIRETQRANNYYAAGYSTVGTTFAPAGSWPAANLYAPDRNVLGYNRLPNGTGSDGSTDTIGLFAFDTIKFNEQWQLTGGLRYDHYSTDYDATALTLARTGNNPQTATITPTRLKLSDSLWSGKIGLVYKPTENSSVYAAYGTAAQPPGGANFQLAAGGSGNSAARTDFLPQKAKTYELGTKWDVLNKRLALTAALYRTDVSNEVVQDSISQQYYQTGKKRVQGIELGVSGAITDNWGVTTGFTTMNTRVLSGPSVLADGSTSLAYTPKRAFTLWTTYQLPFGLTIGGGARYNGKLYRGTDGAVGTPAYVESYWVVDAMASYRINKNVDLQLNVYNLFDKDYVAAINKSGYRYTPGTPRSFKVTANFAF
- a CDS encoding flavodoxin domain-containing protein gives rise to the protein MNDTLLRALAAGSTVAAYGAMCLAIYTRERRAVAATARAAQALAGDGTVPSTLVLFASQTGQAEAIAWQTARRLRAAGTPVRVMELNALDAATLRDARQAVFVASTYGEGDAPDGASLFAEKAMAEQPDLSALRYAVLALGDRQYANFCGFGRQLDDWLQVRGATPSFARVEVDNGDPEALAAWHAQWGDAEVAPDEQESSAFVPWRLAHRNLLNPGSAGAPVFLLGLVPQAGAMPAWDSGDLVQMAVASDPARPRDYSIASLPTDGELQLLVRQEQHPDGTLGMASGHLTSTLAIGDTVALRLRPHRGFRLEGNASRPLILIGNGTGLAGLRAHLRARVAAGRYENWLVFGERHAAHDFLCRDEIEAWQREGALAELDMVFSRDQAERLYVQHRLLQRADALRDWLARGAAVYVCGSLQGMAAGVDAALRQVAGEALWAELVGSGRYRRDVY
- a CDS encoding FAD:protein FMN transferase; amino-acid sequence: MGISFASRSSWHDGYANAAVPRRADPARLHQLAGRTMGTTWSLRFDNPGMRPLADVREAVESALARVIVQMSHWEADAEISRFNRAPAGTRHTLSAEFARVMACALQWAEDSGGAIDPTVGALVASWGFGPDAHDGPIDTDALEAARERTGWRKLAFAMADDATATLTQPGGFALDLSGIAKGFAVDHGVEALQALGLENFLFEIGGELRGVGRRPDGQPWRVQVDGELPAPVHVALDGLAIATSGDRWHQREHAGRRWSHTIDPRSGEPVPAGLASVTVLHAQCMHADALATVLTVLGPEEGFAFAEARDIAALFVAHAAQGDGPPSPRATPAWTERTAAA
- a CDS encoding DUF4198 domain-containing protein, translated to MNILRLRAAAIAAAFVAIAPLSQAHNAWLLPSGTVFSKADTVSVDAAVSNDLFVANHAPLRLEGLQITAPDGSAVKPESEAKLKQRNVFDVPVAQAGTYRIAVINGGAFASWKDKATGQNKRARGTPETIAKEIPADAQDVTITQSSGRIETFVTVGKPSALKPIGQGLELISTGSPTDLAKGEKASFTLHLDGQPAKDLEVTVTAGNTQYRDKLEEFKVKTDDKGQFSVTWPSAGMYWLDVSTRDNKTTVPNAKERRLSYAATLEVMP